The DNA region aaacagATTGGGCAGAATCCGGGGCCTCACCACCAGCAGCTGAGCTCTAAGGTCTGTGGGCCCCGCCCTTGCTCTAGGACTGAGTGGAGGGCTGGTGAGGGTACCCTTGCAGTCGCGCATGCGCGACACCCGCTCCAGCTTTTGGTTTCCCCCACAACAAATTTCGTTCAGCTAGCAAGCTAGGACCCCTGCTTCTTCACCTGGGGCTCAGGGTAACATTTAGGCTTGTCCATAGATACACTGAACAGGGAGGGCATAACCAGCATTCACCTTAGAGCTGTGATAACCTCAAAGGGAAACACAGCTAACATAAATAACAGAGTACAGAGTGGAGAAAGAGGCCAATTTTGCCTCGAAGTCGAGCCAGAATAGGTGCTGGCATCACCTCCCCTTCTCTGTAACCAGTGGGGGACAGTCTTTGGAAGTCTCACTAAGGACAGCAGAGATTCTGAACACAGTGTAGTGTGGATCTCAGTAAACATAGTAGTGAGGACCAAGGCACACAGAAGGAACTACCAACCTTTGAGCTCTCAGGAATTGGGGTAGACATGGTAGCGTTTGAGTCTTGAAGGCTGGGTCTATAGAGTAGAGGGGGAGAGACAAGGGTCCCAGGCCCAGGGGACAGCACTGGCAAAGGCTAGGACCACAGTTCTCACAGGACTGAACGATTGGAAGGAAACAGCAAAGAACCTGACTGTCCAGAGTGGTGGGAGGGGAGTAAAACAGCCAGACTAGGTAGCTTAGACTCTTTGATGAGTACTGGAGACAGGGCTGGGAGTCTAGGCCTGGCATTCAGCTAGACAAGGCACATCATACTTTAGGATAGGGCAAGTCAGATTCCAGTTGTACTGGGTTCCTCTGAACCTACCTCATTATCCATAAAACCTGAAGGATAGATTCTACCCCAGAGTTGTCAAAAGTCACAAtgttggagagagggaaggggtgaACTGTGTGTGAGGACACAGGGATATTGATTGTCCCAGGCCAGGAGACAAGCTGCTGCTGGTGGGtttaagaagcagaaagattgatTAAAAGGCATCCAGCATGGATGGGGCATGAAGGGAGATGTGGGTTGGGAGAGTACCGGTTCTGTACTTAGTGGCCTTGGGGAAGGACTAACAGATATGAGACCCAAGGTGTGAGATGCCCAGGGACAGTATAGTGTGAGTACTGAGACGTGGGATGCttgaaggatgtgtgtgtgtgatgtgatccAATGGGCTAGGAAGAACGTAGAACAGGGACATTTAAGGCAGAGGAGACTTAGGATGCTGTATGAATAAAGATAAGGCAAAAGGAGtgaggtttcttttttccttaaagtTGGGGCCCTTATTGGCTGGGTCAGGACACCCAACTTGTTGGGCAGTAGTCATAATAGATAGGCAGTAGCTGATAAAAGACAAGCAGAGTAGTGTACACTCGGTTCCCACAGTTTGGTCCAGGCAGCCTCTCAAAATGGATAATCCATGGAGGGGAAGCTAAAATTTGATAAGCATTCCTAGTAGCTTTTAAGAGCTGGGCATTTCAAGGTCAAGTAAGAGATGGCTACAGCTGCTTGGCCATCAGGGAAACAAGTGAGTCCCTGACGCCAGGAGGTCTCTCAAAATTAAAGTTCAGCTCTGCTTAGATAACCTGGAAGAGTCCCAAGACTGTTGAGGCAGGTGGTGAGTGAAGGCGCAAGGTTCTGGGATGCCTGGACTTCTGTGTTAGGTGAATGGTACATGGGTGCCTTGGCCCTCCGGATGCAGACCCGTCCTTGTGAGTGGTCAGGCAGGCTGCCCTGATCCAAGGTTTGCTGCAGGGTTAGGAAGAGGGTATGAATTAATCCTAGGGTTTCCTACCTATTTAGGTAAGGAATTaggtttagagaaaaaaaaataattcagggctggagagatggctcactaactgctcttccaatgatcctgaattcaactcccagcaaccacatggtggctcacaactatccgaaatgggatctgatgccctcttctgctgtgtctgaagacagcatatatatatatatatatatatatatatatatatatatatatatattttaaaaaagaaagaaagaaagaaagaaagaaaaggccggGTggttgtggcgcatgcctttaatcctagcacttgggcggcagaggcaggcagatttctgagttcgaggccagcctggtctatagagtgagttccaggacagccagggctatacaaagaaaccctgtctcaaaaaacaacaacaacaataaaaatcaaaacaaacaaaaaacaaaacaaaacaaaaaaaccaaaagaaaaaagaaaagaaagaaaaataattcagttgGATAAACTGGGTCTCAACTGGTGGCCAACTGTGCAGGTGTCTGGGGTTTAGGAGGGAGGTCCTAGTGGGGTAGAGCACTCAGCTGACAGATGGAGTCTGCAAGAGGAACCTGAGGAGTCAGGACCGAATAAGCCAAGAGCTGGAGGGTGAGTTCTGTGCCCCTGGCCTCTAGGTCTTGCGCTGAGGAACCATCGGCACTATGATGTTGAGGTGAAATTAGATAACTCCTGGGAGAGGTCAATGTAAGGGAACGCAAATTACGCCCCGCCTCCTTCTCTCCTTGATACAGCCCAAATGGGCAACGTGCAGGAGCGGCCATCGGAGACCATTGACCGGGAACGAAAACGGCTGGTAGAGACATTGCAGGCAGACTCTGGGCTGCTGCTGGATGCGCTGGTGGCCCGGGGCGTCCTCACTGGGCCCGAGTATGAAGCCTTGGATGCGCTGCCTGACGCAGAGCGCAGGGTGCGCCGCCTACTGCTGTTGGTGCAGAGCAAGGGCGAGGCAGCCTGCCAGGAGCTACTGCGCTGTGCCCAGCAAACAGTACGCATGCCAGACCCGACCTGGGATTGGCAGCACGTGGGGCCTGGTGAGCACCAAGAGGGTGGAGCCATGATGAATCGAGGGGCGTGGATTTAGGGGCGGGGCGAAGCAAAGGGTAAGTGGAGGGCAGAGAATGTGGAGGTAACTAACCACAGACGGGTGAACTGAAACCTCAAGTACTCCCCCTTCTTTCCCAGGCTACCGGGACCGCAGCTATGAGCCTTCATGTCCAGGCCACTGGACGCCAGAAGCACCCAGTTCAGGGACCACATGTCCTGGGCTGCCCAGAGCTTCAGAGCAAGAGGAGGTCGAAGGTCCTGAGGGCTCTGAGGCAGTGCAGCCTGGAACTCCAGAGGAGCCAGAACTAGAAGCTGAAGCTACTGAAGGGGATGAGCCAGACCTGGAACAAGAAATGGATCCGGAACCAGAGGTAGAACTggagccggagccggagccggAGGCGGAACCAGACCCAGACCCGGAGCCTGAGCCAGAGACTGACTTCCAAGAAGAGGATGAGTCTGAAGGTTGTGAGAGCACCTAAACCCTTGCTTGCAGGCTTGTTAGAGGTTGTGGACTGGGAAGTGGAGGTTGATCCCCATTCCACTGACCATCATTTTCATCTTTAGATTCCTGAGGGCCAGAATCCTTACCTGTTCATATCCTATTCAACCTGGATAAGACCTGGAAACCTGCCAGAGATTGACCCCATCAGTACACCAAGATTCCATTTACTCCCAAATGAATAAACTCGGGAGGGTTAGCCTGGACCTAACTCTCCACAATGCTGGCTCTTTGCTCAAGAACTGAGGGTGGGCATGGGTCTGAATCCCACTGACCTGAGCAGGCTTGTGTGAAAATACCCCCACGCCCTCAACAGCATCCCAAAATAACCCAAGCTGTATTTTTGGAGATCTCAGAGTCAGGCCCCTAAATCtgacccttccccacccctttaTTCCCCTCAGAGGCCATCTGCGAGTCCGAGTGGGCAACACTCCTACTCCATGGAAATCACTCGGCTTGGTGCACCAAGCAAGTAAAGGGGGATGTCCATCCACACATGGAGAGAAATCTTGGAGCTCCCTATCTTGAAAGGAGGACCTGAGAGGAAACTTGAGTAGACAGGAGCCACACACATCATTTTAACTGCTGTTTAATTATCTGGCTTTCCTCTGAACTGGGAGCtcagggtggggtgtgggggtctAATCagtcacagacatacacaaagagCTCTGTACATATCtagtaagtaaatgaataagaATTTCCCAGCTGTGTTTCCAAGCTTcccagatggaaaaaaaataactaaaaagccAGGGTTGGGACAGTACTGGTCCACGGCTGGATCTGAAGTGAAAACCGAAAGCCTTAACCAGACCTGCACTAATCCTGGCCTGAAGGTGAGATAACAAACCCTAGGGCCTGCCCTGCAGTTTCGATTGTGGTTGCCCAGCTTGTACTAACCACTGCCAGAGACCAGCTGTGAGGCTGTGGTCAAAGACAGGCATAACCAAGACTAATGTGAGGACTGAGAGTGGGGCCAGGTGCTGGACTCACgagacacagacacagtgtgTGTGATAAGAAAGGGGTctagcgggctggagagatggctccatggttaagagccctgactgcttttccaaaggtcctgagttcgactcccagcaaccacatggtggctcgcaaccatctgtaatgggatctgatgccctcttctggtgtgtctggagacagctacagtgtactcatagacataaaataaatcttaaaaaaaaaaagaaaaaagaaaaaaagagagaaagggttctAGGAACAAAAGGTACTTTTCCAAAGCATCCTGCCTCTGCACGGAACTACTAGGAGCTGCTGCTTCCCAACCCCAAGGAGGCAAATATGGAACAATGCACAACCAGTGAGACAGACAAAATGCTGAAAGGCAAAGCCCAGCCCAGCTGGGTCTTTGAGCAGAAGCCCATGCTCAGGCAAGTCACCTCTGAGGGGATCCCAACTCCCGCCGGCCCCAGTGAGAGGTAGACAATATGAATGCTGAAGGAGCACCAATAGTCCAGGTGGGTGGAAGGGAAAGAGTGGTACCAGATACCCAAAGCCATCTCATGCAGGAACAAGTTTCTATTCCCAAACCAACCCACATTTCTAGTCACACTCAGCTCCCATCCTACCCCCCATCATCTCCCCCATTCAGGAGTTTACATGACATGCTGCTGCTAGTCCACAGGCCCCCTCAGGAAGGCTAGCAAGGACAGAAACCTTCTGACATTGCTTCTCATTTTCCCAAGAAGCTcctggcctcccaagtgccccCCGCCCCCAAGAAACACCTAGGCTATGGAACCATAAAGAACTTCATATTCTCATCTGTGACCTCTGCCAAGAACTTCTGTCTATAACCCTTAGTCAACATCAGTCGGGCAGTAGGCGGCCCAGCTCCGCTTCATCTAGTCGGTTGGTGGTCATGATGTGTTCCAGCTGCTGCCGGTAACGTTCCAAGTCCTTCATGAAGTGGGGTACTCTGGTATTATCTAGTACCCCATGGGGCCGCAGATGTTCCACATCTTCATAGGAGACCTATAGGAAGAAAACTGAGCCTCAGGGCTAATCAAAGTACCTGGCATCCAAGCCCAAGATCTACTGATGGCTCAAAGCCATTTTGCTCCTCAGATGCCTAGATTCTTCATAGACACCTACAATCGATACCTTCAGGCTCTACCCTgggtcttttctctctctctctccatcttttatCTATGTTGTACAACCCATTCCTCTCCACCCCAGCTTATCCCGTTGCCTCTAAACAGTATCCAACTGATAGCTAGGTTTCTCTCACGTTATCTCCCACATCCAACTGCTGAATGTCAGCTGTCTGTCCCAACTTTTCATAGTCACCACAATCAGGTCCAAGAAAAGGGCAACTCCCCATTCAGGGAGTCCAACAGATAAAGAGTTCTATtatctgtagttttttttttttaagatgtatttatttattatacataagtactggtgtagctgtcttcagacacaccagaagagggtgtcagatcttgttatagatggttgtgagccaccatgagattgctgggatttgaactcaggaccttcagaagaacagtcggtgctcttaaccatcaagccatctctccaaccctattaTCTGTAGTTTATCACTTTGCAACCATGACCACTGCCTGGTTAGGTCAGACCATTATCAAGTCTGTAAGCATGATGGAAGACCTCCTCCTCTTGCCTATCTATGTCTTTTGTTTCCCGCACATCCCATAGGACATCCAGTTGGAGCATCCTAAGGAAAATCCATGTCCACACACCTTTACCGTAACCCTCTAGCTCCCCCTTTGCTTATGTTGAGGTTTGCTTTCCTCAACCTGGTACAAGACCAGGACTTTGGCCCCTGGCCATTTCTCCCACCTTCTTTCCCAGAACTTCTTGACTGCTTTCTGTCTTGAAATGCTCACCTCCCTTAACGCATCTGCACACATCGGCAGGCTAGGTCACACACCTGATCTGGGCTACCAAAACTTTCTTTTTGTCTGCCTTCCCAAGTGTCCAGGCCTTCACCGAACATAACTCTGAAGGACAAAGAGAGAAGAGCTGGTTGGGCCTTTCGGCCCTTTACCTTGCCCAGTGAGGTCAGCAGTTGGAAATCGATGGTGTGCCGGTGCCGTAGGATGCGCAAAATGCCATCCAGGTACACCTGGTCCTTACTGAAGCAGCCTGTGAGAATGATAACCAATCGAGCCTTACCCAAAAGCCACCCTTCACCTTGCCCCAGCTTGAGCATTCTCCCGACTCCACAGTTCCCACCTGGCTGGGAGGTATCCGTCTGTCCTCGCTTGGCACGGACACAGTACTCCCAGCGCACACCCTCGTCCTGCACATATTGCGCCAGATCCTGGAAGAGCTGGCGGAAGGACATGCGCGCCGCCTGGTGGATGGTATAGTAGAGCAGGGCGGCACGCCACAGGAATGGTTGCTTTCGAAAGAGCACACTATGCAGGCTGGCCAGGCCCTCCTCAGTGGGGTTGGCTGGCTGAAGGCCATACTGCAGTCTGCCTTCTGCGCTGTGCCATGGTTGCCGCGAATTATTCACACCACGCAGGTAGTGGGTGCCTGCAGGGAGGATGAGGAGGTAGTGGAGAACTCACTTCAAGGATCTCTAGTGGAGACTCATAGATCCTCATGCCCTGCCCCCAAACTCACTTCCTACAATTCATCCCAAACCCTACCTAAATTCATTCCCAGCCAACTCTAGACGACATGAAGAGTTCTTGGTTCAGGGCAAGCTCTTCTCTACCTAGTTTCTCATCTCCTTCACCCCAGCTCATACCGTGTGCCCCAGCCCTCACAATGACCAAGCACAGGCCACCTTCCCAACATCTTAATGCCTGATTTAATCATCTTGATAGTCATGCAAATGCTCCAATCAAAAACCACTTTTGTTGCCCAGAGCAACAAGATTCCTGTCTGGTGAAAACAGAGTAACTAGTGTCTTGTGCTTGCCTTCCTCGCCTGGTCTGTCTTCTAAACTTTTATCCATGCATCTGCAAGCAATTCCATTCCTAGGATCTAGGGTGCCACCCACCCTGGTGGGTCTGGTGGGCTGGCCTAGTGGAAGCCCACAGGATTCTTTTTGGCCTCTTAGAACCCCTTCActggaaaaaaaggggggggcgctggcgaaatggctcagtggttaagagcactaactgctcttccaaaggtcctgagttcaaatcccagcaaccacatggtagctcacaaccacccataatgagatcagaggccctcttctagtgcgtctgtaGTCagcttacagtgtacttacatataataataaataaatctttaaaaataaaataaaaagaacccctTCACTGTcaaaggaaatcagaaaaaaaattggagagaaactcaaaaggaGGGATGAAGGTCAGTCCACAGAGCGGGAGGGCATGCTGGTCTGGCCTACCTTTGCAAGTGCAAAGGAAGGAGGTATCTGCTTAGGGATGAACAAGCCTGTCTTCtctcagagggaaggaaggaggagaaagaagaggactACTGAGACCCCAACACTACCCTACCCCATCTCTCCATACCTTTCaatcctacccacccacccaaatgCCACCCATAGCCTGACCTATCTCGTGCCGCAGCATGCCTTCCAACCAATACTGGCGGGCTCCAGTCAAGTTGATGGCCAGTGTGGGTCGGCTGTTCTCCACCATCATTACTGCCTGGGATAGCAGATCTTCACTCAGTTGCACCACAACCTGCAGGGTGGCAGGGCTCTGAGCCACGGTTTCCAAGCCCCAAGCACAAACAGGCAGCCAATGCTACAAGGCAGCCAGGCTGGATACTGGCTACGATATCCACCCTTCAGAGCCGGGGTTTTagttccctgggactggagcagGGATATGTCTGGGGAATTAGAGCTGGCCAGATGTGTAGCTGGGCCTATGAACTAGGTGGCCTGATTTGGGGCATGCAGAAGATGGGTCTTGTAGATAGAGCAAACTTACCTCCCCAACGCAGCCTTCCTTCTGCATGTATTTGCGCACAATGGACCAAATCTGGCACTTGGTCAGCAGCTGGCCCCCTGTGGCAGCCTCAAAGTTTTCATAAGTGCCAAACTTCTCCAGGACAGCCTCAATGATGCCAACTGCCTGTACACAGGGTTACAAGTCACTAGTAAGGCTAAGTCCCTTGGGGTAGTCAAAACCAGTGTGAAATGGGCAGGGGGAACTGACCTGATGCATAAACTGTGCAGAGGCCTCCTGGTACTTCTCCAGCACACTCATTGGCATCGGTTCCTGATACTCAAATTGTGGATTGTAGGTATAATGAGACTGGAAGAACTTTTCCCGTTCCTGTTCCATGTTAGTTGGCCGCAGGGCCACCAGCATACAGGGGCTCTTGCTGCTGCTATTACTGCCTACATCCTTTCGAATCTTAGCAATATGAGGTAAGGAGGCTGCAGGCCGCAGGGTCCCTCCTGGATCACAACCCCGTCCAGCTGGGGCTTTGCCACGCCCCCGCCGGCCAGTACTATTTACACTGTAGGTGCTCTCGCTGCGCCGCATGTGGCTACGCTGTTCCAAGTGCAGCTCTGAGAAGGTCTGCCACATAGTCTGCTGCTGCAGTGCTGAGGGAACTGCCAGAGCCAAGGGCATACCCAGGGACTGAGGCCAGGGGTACAGAGGTGGCCCATTTTGGTTTGAGGGCTTCAGCTTATGGTGCGGAGATGGGGAACCGGCAGGTGGGCTGGGGGGTGCCTGCTCATACACTTGGGTCCCCGAGTCCAGCACCATTCTCTCCTGAGGATCACATCCAGCTCTGTCGTACCAACTTCCCAGACTGTTGACCTCTAGGGACACAGAACGGCATGGAGACCAGCATGAGGGGATGTGGTCAGAGGAGAAAGCCCGCATCGAGTCCAGAGCCTGCTGCCAGGAACCCAAGCAACTCTCTGCCCTCCCCAGTGTCCATTCCTTCCAGCGGGCTTACCCAAATAGTCTGAGGTGGAGCAAAGCAAGAGAACG from Mastomys coucha isolate ucsf_1 unplaced genomic scaffold, UCSF_Mcou_1 pScaffold22, whole genome shotgun sequence includes:
- the Kiaa0895l gene encoding uncharacterized protein KIAA0895-like homolog isoform X2, which translates into the protein MVLDSGTQVYEQAPPSPPAGSPSPHHKLKPSNQNGPPLYPWPQSLGMPLALAVPSALQQQTMWQTFSELHLEQRSHMRRSESTYSVNSTGRRGRGKAPAGRGCDPGGTLRPAASLPHIAKIRKDVGSNSSSKSPCMLVALRPTNMEQEREKFFQSHYTYNPQFEYQEPMPMSVLEKYQEASAQFMHQAVGIIEAVLEKFGTYENFEAATGGQLLTKCQIWSIVRKYMQKEGCVGEVVVQLSEDLLSQAVMMVENSRPTLAINLTGARQYWLEGMLRHEIGTHYLRGVNNSRQPWHSAEGRLQYGLQPANPTEEGLASLHSVLFRKQPFLWRAALLYYTIHQAARMSFRQLFQDLAQYVQDEGVRWEYCVRAKRGQTDTSQPELCSVKAWTLGKADKKKVLVAQIRCVT
- the Kiaa0895l gene encoding uncharacterized protein KIAA0895-like homolog isoform X1; the protein is MVLDSGTQVYEQAPPSPPAGSPSPHHKLKPSNQNGPPLYPWPQSLGMPLALAVPSALQQQTMWQTFSELHLEQRSHMRRSESTYSVNSTGRRGRGKAPAGRGCDPGGTLRPAASLPHIAKIRKDVGSNSSSKSPCMLVALRPTNMEQEREKFFQSHYTYNPQFEYQEPMPMSVLEKYQEASAQFMHQAVGIIEAVLEKFGTYENFEAATGGQLLTKCQIWSIVRKYMQKEGCVGEVVVQLSEDLLSQAVMMVENSRPTLAINLTGARQYWLEGMLRHEIGTHYLRGVNNSRQPWHSAEGRLQYGLQPANPTEEGLASLHSVLFRKQPFLWRAALLYYTIHQAARMSFRQLFQDLAQYVQDEGVRWEYCVRAKRGQTDTSQPGCFSKDQVYLDGILRILRHRHTIDFQLLTSLGKVSYEDVEHLRPHGVLDNTRVPHFMKDLERYRQQLEHIMTTNRLDEAELGRLLPD
- the Nol3 gene encoding nucleolar protein 3 isoform X1, with product MGNVQERPSETIDRERKRLVETLQADSGLLLDALVARGVLTGPEYEALDALPDAERRVRRLLLLVQSKGEAACQELLRCAQQTVRMPDPTWDWQHVGPGYRDRSYEPSCPGHWTPEAPSSGTTCPGLPRASEQEEVEGPEGSEAVQPGTPEEPELEAEATEGDEPDLEQEMDPEPEVELEPEPEPEAEPDPDPEPEPETDFQEEDESEGCEST
- the Nol3 gene encoding nucleolar protein 3 isoform X2, producing the protein MGNVQERPSETIDRERKRLVETLQADSGLLLDALVARGVLTGPEYEALDALPDAERRVRRLLLLVQSKGEAACQELLRCAQQTVRMPDPTWDWQHVGPGYRDRSYEPSCPGHWTPEAPSSGTTCPGLPRASEQEEVEGPEGSEAVQPGTPEEPELEAEATEGDEPDLEQEMDPEPEVELEPEPEPEAEPDPDPEPEPETDFQEEDESEDS